In a genomic window of Amblyomma americanum isolate KBUSLIRL-KWMA chromosome 4, ASM5285725v1, whole genome shotgun sequence:
- the LOC144129974 gene encoding uncharacterized protein LOC144129974, with the protein MASLLSTGGSGGGGQRNGLVVFVEGQAFQVDRPLLTKHSQFFKKTLEKQENRNKHKLKLSGVSAATFAVLLKYMRTGELDVTPENVHDVFNAAFRLHMSDVVKHCIQMETETTPTGQQILMFSAARRLNMAEEERRAYQFLTAHFMSVAATREFLELDAEDVVRLLSAETLGCHCEEEVFEAAMRWLNHSPEDRTVHCDKLLAAVRFNHMNLSELHHCLEIPGVTELEPVKKTVLDAIYSWVANESGSKDIGIDKKNLRQYSPLHECSNVSITAENDDLPSNSASMMPHSVDPTSGTYTTSDRSLADKPTYRPGGAFLVLKEPIKSNGSANTLGASQGDDRDHMSTSFMGPAFHGSSSSFLHGQSGGSAQNIASGLGESSGSFIEEETQERRVVESRTEEIRTVRRIRRTKSRNQGPKTQAPMAIEETVWLRTESGQRSASSTRTTGPPAQAICAAPVTDQESVFSKTMMSGPSRTVSESQSTLRQTAEEHTETEHVSERALSTSYASSQFSFGEVASADQMRLIEGATPAPEDASSVASARPSTVSVGEIGAFSDRADSAAAKALSSTSSMYSLPAEEHDLNAIAPWKPAAIDLSMRKESCGFQSKASDDKEGSEKSFPAVSAESIEVSDYKTIYGKSQSEERQVKDELGTIDETPTAVSTHEESVRPAEVSDQDEGLLCATHAAQEARRKSSSGLRGEIPTLAVPGATDTQVIEYEAGLVSPSGTNAESRTVAEPDSGTGRSVIAETTSRVDTLSDAQVSRTAEDMLLQPAAHAASSEVTLEKTPTEQSSTMPIQPKYIAVLETKTVEETLSFEQRTLRSSEAEKAEKSQASGEIACEIILQPAETMKTGSEKEIGTSAGSSLVQEDRGAERPEAGVSQGDGSGTAPSVPEAEKQRSTEETTAEPGYKLAFLPVKREEAEQKSDGATESEEVPYLEVESPASSDSGAHETANVPLPDASDKGDEGDGQGEGGRDEVLEKTVAPETISERSNRSEGERSSKDASKESLKQQQSTDAPVTSETKQESALIEYKDKTAASSLDSAILEASKRPSPSGSLTGVFAGLFESDATGTASYEKTEFGTEKKLLSQTKTDFGDEASDIKPDAQVTASSYEQSEAVRPQKPGTEPTKKPKRSSDSGSGKVPSSESLTLQAKTEPQETSVSSVGGVPRRVPSSEAIVAVEEVASKGDLVERKSSREKVAPEKSAILPREGDLLAEETLKGALTEVSGPQSMVAAQESSMGVPTKMAVETTPQVLLAADKSEESTESVRERERSGSCWQCQVETAQLDAQRTLLSHRASLSLEIDKQAEAFHATERQVVPTDESYIAPDRMIIASPEGELVDVAGHLVEVSRKASNVSLGSTKSAPRQDQSETKAESEVSAVQVVDVDTHVVEATRRASNVSVGSAKSAPKSDQIEEKADTETSPLQVVDVDAHVVEVTRKESDISVRSAKSAPERDQGEITAETEAGPLQVADDSHVVETARKESDISVRSAKSAPERDQGETTAETEAGALQVADVDSHVVEAARKGSDTSVGSVKPASERDQIEEKAETNVLPEEPPIKALGDILETYSPAPEPVLDEPASKPARRRKK; encoded by the exons ATGGCGTCGTTGCTGTCCaccggtggcagcggcggcggcggccagcgGAACGGGCTGGTCGTGTTCGTCGAGGGCCAAGCGTTTCAAGTCGACCGCCCGCTGCTCACGAAGCACAGCCAATTCTTCAAAAAGACGCTTGAGAAGCAGGAGAACCGCAACAAGCACAAG CTCAAATTGTCGGGCGTTTCAGCAGCGACTTTTGCCGTGCTACTCAAGTACATGCGCACGGGCGAGTTGGACGTGACGCCGGAAAATGTGCACGACGTCTTCAACGCGGCCTTTCGTCTCCACATGTCGGATGTCGTTAAGCACTGTATTCAG ATGGAGACGGAGACGACGCCGACCGGCCAGCAGATTCTCATGTTCTCAGCGGCGCGGCGACTCAACATGGCCGAGGAGGAGCGCCGGGCGTACCAGTTCCTCACGGCGCACTTCATGTCGGTGGCGGCCACCCGGGAGTTCCTCGAGCTCGACGCCGAGGACGTCGTCCGCCTGCTGTCCGCCGAAACTCTCGGATGCCATTG CGAAGAAGAGGTGTTCGAGGCGGCGATGCGATGGCTGAACCACTCGCCCGAGGATCGGACCGTGCATTGCGACAAGCTCCTGGCAGCGGTGCGTTTCAATCACATGAACCTGAGCGAGCTGCACCACTGCCTCGAGATACCGGGTGTGACCGAGTTGGAGCCCGTCAAGAAGACCGTCCTCGACGCCATCTA CTCCTGGGTGGCCAATGAGAGTGGCTCCAAGGACATAGGCATTGACAAGAAGAACTTGCGGCAGTACTCACCACTTCACGAATGCTCTAAC GTGTCAATAACCGCGGAGAACGACGACCTTCCTTCCAACTCTGCGAGCATGATGCCACACTCGGTGGACCCGACTAGCGGCACCTACACCACGTCCGACAGATCTCTAGCCGACAAGCCAACTTACCGACCAGGCGGTGCTTTCCTGGTGCTCAAGGAGCCGATCAAGTCGAATGGCAGCGCGAACACGCTAGGCGCCAGCCAGGGAGACGACAGAGACCACATGTCGACCAGCTTTATGGGTCCCGCGttccacggaagcagcagcagcttcttgCATGGCCAGAGCGGAGGCTCGGCGCAGAACATTGCGAGCGGCCTGGGCGAAAGTTCCGGCTCGTTCATCGAGGAGGAGACTCAGGAGCGCAGGGTCGTCGAGTCTCGGACTGAGGAGATACGAACAGTGCGCAGGATCCGCCGTACAAAGTCGCGGAACCAAGGCCCGAAGACGCAGGCGCCGATGGCGATTGAGGAAACGGTATGGTTGAGGACCGAGAGCGGCCAGAGGTCGGCGTCGTCGACAAGAACGACAGGGCCCCCGGCGCAAGCTATCTGCGCGGCTCCGGTCACGGATCAGGAGTCAGTTTTCAGTAAAACAATGATGAGCGGGCCCAGCAGGACGGTGAGCGAGAGCCAGTCGACGCTGCGCCAGACCGCTGAAGAGCACACGGAAACGGAACACGTAAGTGAGCGGGCTCTAAGCACAAGCTACGCGTCGTCGCAGTTCTCGTTCGGCGAAGTAGCGTCCGCCGACCAGATGAGGCTCATCGAGGGTGCGACGCCCGCGCCGGAGGACGCCTCGTCCGTCGCCTCTGCGCGTCCTTCCACCGTGTCGGTCGGCGAGATCGGTGCGTTTTCGGACAGAGCCgattcggcggcggcgaaagcattGAGCAGCACGTCCTCCATGTACAGTCTCCCAGCCGAAGAGCACGACCTGAACGCGATCGCTCCTTGGAAACCTGCAGCCATCGATCTTTCGATGCGCAAAGAAAGCTGCGGATTTCAGAGCAAGGCGTCCGATGACAAGGAGGGCTCTGAAAAGTCTTTTCCGGCTGTCTCGGCGGAAAGCATCGAGGTGTCTGATTACAAAACCATTTACGGCAAGTCTCAGAGCGAAGAAAGGCAGGTCAAGGACGAGCTGGGGACCATAGATGAGACACCCACGGCTGTCTCAACTCACGAGGAGTCGGTGCGGCCAGCTGAGGTTTCAGACCAAGACGAAGGATTGCTTTGTGCAACCCATGCCGCTCAAGAGGCGAGACGAAAATCAAGCAGTGGGCTTCGAGGCGAAATTCCTACATTAGCTGTTCCGGGAGCGACTGACACGCAAGTAATAGAATATGAAGCTGGACTTGTGTCGCCTTCCGGGACCAATGCGGAATCAAGAACAGTTGCAGAGCCCGACAGTGGGACTGGCAGAAGTGTGATCGCTGAAACCACATCTCGTGTGGACACGTTGAGTGACGCACAGGTTTCAAGAACTGCCGAAGATATGCTACTTCAGCCGGCAGCTCATGCCGCATCGAGTGAGGTCACGTTAGAAAAGACGCCCACTGAGCAGAGCTCTACAATGCCCATACAGCCGAAGTATATTGCGGTCCTCGAAACAAAAACGGTCGAAGAAACACTGTCCTTCGAGCAAAGGACGCTGAGGTCGTCGGAGGCTGAGAAAGCCGAAAAGAGCCAGGCTAGCGGCGAAATTGCCTGTGAAATCATACTGCAACCCGCTGAAACGATGAAAACTGGTTCCGAGAAGGAAATCGGAACTTCCGCGGGATCATCATTGGTTCAAGAGGACAGAGGTGCAGAGCGCCCGGAAGCTGGCGTTTCCCAAGGAGATGGAAGTGGTACGGCGCCAAGTGTGCCTGAAGCGGAAAAGCAGCGTAGTACTGAGGAAACCACGGCGGAACCTGGGTACAAGCTTGCCTTTTTACCGGTAAAGCGGGAGGAGGCCGAACAAAAATCAGATGGTGCGACCGAAAGCGAAGAAGTACCTTATCTTGAGGTCGAGTCCCCTGCTAGTTCAGACAGCGGTGCCCACGAAACCGCCAACGTGCCGTTGCCTGACGCAAGTGACAAAGGCGACGAAGGCGATGGTCAAGGCGAAGGTGGCCGTGATGAGGTATTGGAGAAGACAGTAGCACCGGAAACTATAAGCGAACGCTCGAACAGGTCTGAGGGTGAACGATCATCGAAGGACGCTTCCAAGGAGTCGCTgaaacagcagcaaagcacagACGCCCCCGTTACCAGTGAAACGAAGCAGGAATCTGCCCTCATTGAGTACAAAGATAAGACCGCGGCGTCTTCGCTTGACAGCGCCATCCTTGAAGCGTCTAAGCGCCCCTCTCCGTCAGGATCGCTGACCGGAGTGTTTGCTGGACTGTTCGAATCGGATGCTACAGGCACAGCATCTTACGAAAAGACTGAGTTCGGAACCGAAAAGAAGCTGCTAAGTCAGACGAAGACAGATTTTGGTGACGAAGCGAGTGACATAAAGCCAGACGCTCAAGTCACCGCGTCGTCTTACGAGCAAAGTGAAGCAGTTCGTCCGCAGAAACCAGGGACTGAACCGACGAAGAAGCCAAAGAGATCTTCTGACAGTGGTTCTGGAAAGGTACCTTCAAGTGAGTCGCTTACGCTTCAAGCGAAGACAGAGCCGCAAGAGACTTCTGTGAGCTCCGTCGGTGGCGTACCGAGAAGGGTGCCGTCTAGTGAGGCGATTGTTGCTGTTGAGGAGGTCGCCTCAAAGGGTGACCTGGTCGAGAGGAAATCCAGTCGCGAGAAAGTTGCCCCCGAGAAGAGCGCGATTCTTCCCCGCGAAGGCGATCTGCTGGCTGAAGAGACGCTCAAGGGCGCGCTCACCGAAGTGAGCGGGCCTCAAAGCATGGTGGCTGCACAGGAGTCCAGCATGGGAGTCCCTACCAAGATGGCAGTTGAGACAACTCCGCAAGTCCTGTTGGCTGCCGACAAGAGTGAGGAAAGCACCGAATCGGTGCGTGAAAGAGAGCGGAGCGGGAGCTGCTGGCAGTGCCAGGTGGAGACGGCACAATTGGACGCCCAAAGAACACTGCTGTCCCACAGAGCTTCACTGAGCCTTGAGATAGACAAGCAAGCCGAAGCTTTCCACGCAACAGAGCGCCAAGTTGTGCCAACAGATGAATCGTATATAGCTCCGGACCGAATGATTATCGCAAGTCCTGAAGGGGAATTGGTAGATGTGGCTGGTCACCTAGTTGAAGTGAGCAGGAAAGCTTCCAACGTCAGCTTAGGAAGCACCAAATCCGCACCCCGACAAGACCAAAGTGAAACAAAGGCAGAGAGTGAGGTAAGTGCCGTTCAGGTGGTAGATGTAGATACCCATGTAGTGGAGGCGACCAGGAGAGCATCCAACGTCAGTGTAGGGAGTGCCAAGTCCGCACCCAAAAGTGACCAAATCGAGGAAAAGGCAGACACCGAGACAAGTCCCCTCCAAGTGGTAGACGTGGATGCACACGTAGTTGAGGTGACTAGGAAGGAATCCGACATCAGCGTACGAAGTGCCAAGTCTGCACCCGAACGAGACCAAGGTGAGATAACTGCAGAGACCGAAGCAGGTCCCCTTCAGGTGGCAGATGATTCACACGTAGTAGAGACGGCCAGGAAAGAATCCGACATCAGCGTACGAAGTGCCAAGTCTGCACCCGAACGAGACCAAGGCGAGACAACTGCAGAGACCGAGGCAGGTGCCCTTCAGGTGGCAGATGTAGATTCGCACGTAGTTGAGGCGGCCAGGAAAGGATCCGACACCAGCGTAGGAAGTGTCAAGCCCGCATCCGAACGAGACCAAATCGAAGAAAAAGCTGAAACCAACGTCCTGCCAGAAGAGCCGCCCATCAAAGCTCTGGGAGATATCTTAGAAACATACAGTCCAGCTCCGGAACCGGTTCTGGACGAGCCTGCGTCCAAGCCG GCTCGGCGAAGGAAAAAGTAG